In Paracoccus methylovorus, a genomic segment contains:
- a CDS encoding GFA family protein, which translates to MTTYHGSCFCGAIRFEAEGDLSQGTMRCNCSFCRKMRYWEMRLPDPEQFRLTHGAELLAETPRRQDDGMNMHHLFCSRCGTRLWTEGQMEELGGRFVMVCVNALDDVPEAELIAAPVFYADGAHDNWWNPAPETRHL; encoded by the coding sequence ATGACCACCTATCACGGATCATGCTTTTGCGGCGCCATCCGCTTTGAGGCCGAGGGCGACCTGTCCCAAGGCACCATGCGCTGCAACTGCAGCTTTTGCCGCAAGATGCGCTATTGGGAGATGCGCCTGCCCGATCCCGAACAGTTCCGCCTCACTCACGGCGCCGAACTGCTGGCCGAAACCCCTCGCCGCCAGGATGATGGCATGAACATGCATCACCTGTTTTGTTCACGCTGCGGCACGCGGCTGTGGACCGAAGGCCAGATGGAGGAGCTTGGCGGGCGTTTCGTCATGGTCTGCGTCAACGCGCTGGACGACGTTCCCGAGGCCGAACTGATCGCCGCCCCGGTCTTTTACGCGGACGGGGCGCATGACAATTGGTGGAACCCGGCCCCCGAGACCCGGCATTTGTAA
- the rplL gene encoding 50S ribosomal protein L7/L12, whose translation MADLKKLAEEIVGLTLLEAQELKNILKDEYGIEPAAGGAVMVAGPAAGPAEAAEEKTEFDVVLLDAGANKINVIKEVRGITGLGLKEAKDLVEAGGKVKEGASKADAEEMKKKLEAAGAKVELK comes from the coding sequence ATGGCTGATCTGAAAAAACTCGCCGAAGAAATCGTGGGCCTGACCCTGCTGGAAGCTCAGGAACTGAAAAACATCCTGAAAGACGAATACGGTATCGAGCCCGCCGCCGGTGGCGCGGTCATGGTTGCTGGCCCGGCCGCTGGCCCGGCTGAAGCCGCCGAAGAAAAAACCGAATTCGACGTCGTTCTGCTGGACGCCGGCGCCAACAAGATCAACGTGATCAAAGAAGTGCGCGGCATCACCGGTCTGGGCCTGAAAGAAGCCAAGGACCTGGTGGAAGCTGGCGGCAAAGTGAAAGAAGGCGCCTCGAAAGCCGACGCCGAAGAGATGAAGAAGAAACTCGAAGCGGCTGGTGCCAAGGTCGAGCTGAAGTAA
- a CDS encoding CatB-related O-acetyltransferase translates to MTTAFLDAASAHPMRFPDGTLNRGLVHLNRVIDHPNIEIGDYTYASAFEPPEDWAARLAPYTYAGAPERLVIGRFGQFADRVRIITASANHPMAGISTYPFAIFDHGRVGDYIDQISGLPDTLIGHDVWIGDGATILPGARIGSGVIIGAGAVVGGQVPDYAVVAGNPGRVIRMRFDDATIARLLALQWWHWPVELISRATGALARADVTALERLVP, encoded by the coding sequence ATGACGACTGCTTTCCTTGACGCGGCTTCAGCCCATCCCATGCGCTTTCCGGACGGCACCCTGAACCGGGGGCTTGTGCATCTGAACAGGGTGATCGACCATCCGAATATCGAGATCGGCGATTACACCTATGCCAGTGCGTTCGAGCCACCCGAGGATTGGGCTGCACGGCTGGCGCCCTATACCTATGCCGGCGCGCCCGAGCGGCTGGTGATCGGGCGCTTCGGGCAGTTTGCCGACCGGGTGCGGATCATCACCGCCTCGGCCAATCATCCGATGGCCGGTATCTCGACCTATCCCTTTGCGATTTTCGATCACGGGCGGGTGGGCGATTACATCGATCAGATCAGCGGCTTGCCGGATACGCTGATCGGCCATGACGTCTGGATCGGGGACGGCGCCACCATCCTGCCCGGTGCGCGGATTGGCAGCGGCGTCATCATCGGCGCAGGTGCGGTGGTGGGCGGACAGGTGCCCGATTATGCCGTGGTTGCTGGCAATCCCGGCCGTGTCATACGCATGCGTTTTGACGATGCGACCATCGCCCGGCTGCTGGCGTTGCAGTGGTGGCATTGGCCGGTGGAACTGATTTCCCGTGCTACGGGCGCGCTGGCCCGGGCCGATGTCACGGCACTTGAGCGACTGGTCCCCTGA
- a CDS encoding VOC family protein, whose product MIDHIGFPVLDLNRARTFYDRALASLGIGLVMEVTEEMTGGHGAHLGYGREGKPFFWIGSGRAAVAATHVALSAPDRATVDAFHAAALAAGGRDNGAPGLRPDYHPGYYAAFVLDPDGNNIEAVHHGEPA is encoded by the coding sequence ATGATCGACCATATTGGATTTCCCGTCTTGGATCTGAACCGCGCACGCACCTTTTACGACCGGGCGCTGGCGAGTTTGGGCATTGGCCTGGTGATGGAGGTGACCGAAGAAATGACCGGCGGCCACGGCGCGCATCTGGGCTATGGCCGGGAGGGCAAGCCGTTCTTCTGGATCGGCAGTGGCAGGGCGGCCGTTGCCGCCACCCATGTCGCCCTGAGCGCGCCGGATCGCGCGACCGTTGATGCCTTTCATGCTGCCGCGCTGGCGGCGGGCGGGCGCGACAACGGCGCTCCGGGGCTGCGGCCGGATTATCATCCGGGCTATTACGCGGCCTTCGTGCTTGACCCCGATGGCAATAATATCGAGGCCGTCCATCACGGAGAACCGGCATGA
- a CDS encoding DUF533 domain-containing protein, translating to MKSLAKVAAGVMLAKGIGTMMKNNQTRQSGGEGRGSGGLLDELFGNNTAQAGERRSGSGGLGDMLGQVLGGRTGGGTAYGGPNSPRTAGTAQGGLGGILDQLTGGKGGAAAGGILGGAAAGSLGGMLGDLLGGRGGQPHEGLAQKGSQPQNDASFGELFNEALASEGELSTAPTPEQNALAGLMLKAMIHAAKSDGEIDEGEKAKLMAKLGDLDDDERTFIREQMAAPVDAAALAREVPQGFGPQVYLMSLMAIEFDNRKEAEYLHTLAQGLGLDKETVNGIHQKVGVINLYA from the coding sequence ATGAAATCCCTCGCTAAGGTCGCGGCCGGCGTCATGTTGGCCAAGGGGATCGGAACCATGATGAAAAACAACCAGACCCGCCAAAGCGGCGGGGAGGGGCGCGGTTCGGGCGGGCTGCTGGACGAGCTGTTCGGCAACAATACCGCACAGGCCGGCGAACGCCGCAGCGGGTCTGGCGGGCTGGGCGACATGCTTGGCCAGGTGCTGGGCGGACGCACGGGGGGCGGGACGGCCTATGGTGGTCCGAATTCGCCCAGAACCGCCGGAACGGCGCAAGGCGGGCTTGGTGGAATACTGGATCAACTGACCGGCGGGAAAGGCGGCGCCGCGGCTGGCGGCATTTTGGGCGGCGCTGCTGCCGGAAGCCTTGGTGGTATGTTGGGCGATCTGTTGGGCGGGCGGGGCGGTCAGCCCCATGAAGGCCTTGCGCAAAAAGGCTCGCAGCCGCAAAACGACGCCAGCTTCGGCGAGCTGTTCAACGAGGCTCTGGCCAGCGAGGGCGAACTTTCGACCGCCCCTACCCCGGAACAGAATGCGCTTGCCGGGCTGATGTTGAAGGCGATGATCCATGCCGCGAAGTCGGATGGCGAAATCGACGAGGGCGAAAAGGCCAAGCTGATGGCCAAGCTGGGCGATCTCGACGACGACGAACGGACCTTTATCCGCGAACAGATGGCCGCCCCGGTGGATGCCGCCGCGCTGGCCCGCGAGGTGCCGCAGGGTTTCGGCCCGCAGGTCTATCTGATGTCGCTGATGGCGATCGAGTTCGACAACCGCAAAGAGGCCGAATACCTGCACACGCTGGCGCAAGGTCTTGGACTCGATAAGGAGACCGTGAATGGAATCCATCAGAAGGTCGGGGTCATCAACCTTTATGCCTGA
- a CDS encoding ABC transporter ATP-binding protein — translation MFSWFERRLDPYPADPPRMPPQGLWRFILHFSRGTEGYMLSMAACSALIAVAEVVLFGYLGELVNRLAGADRQNFWAHEGNRLILMGAILMIGLPALQVMFSLLMHQTLMGNFPQRIRWQAHRYLLRQSMSYFQDEFAGRIATKLMQTALAVREVAMKFMDVLVYVGVYFIGALVLAASTDGWLALPFVGWGALYGLLLWWLIPRIGRISEAQADARAVMTGRVVDSYTNISTVKLFSHSSREEAYVRESMDGFLQTVHGQMRLASIQNIALSTLNSLLTLSVTVLGLWLWTHGQIDVGAVAVAIPLALRLGNMSHWIMWEFAGLFENIGTVRDGIGSLSLPRMVTDAKGALPLAVPEGRVEFNHVTFRYGEVARPGRGAVLDDLSLAIAPGERIGLVGRSGAGKSTLVNLMLRFHDLESGAILIDGRNIAQVTQESLRAAIGVVTQDTSLLHRSIRDNIAYGRPDASEAEILRAAELAEADFIFGLTDSQGRRGLEAHVGERGVKLSGGQRQRIAIARVLLKDAPILVLDEATSALDSEVEAAIQSQLDMLMQGKTVIAIAHRLSTIARMDRLVVMEQGRIVEQGTHEALLARGGIYAGLWARQSGGFLEAE, via the coding sequence ATGTTCAGCTGGTTCGAGCGCCGGCTTGATCCCTATCCCGCCGATCCGCCGCGGATGCCGCCGCAGGGGCTGTGGCGGTTCATCCTGCATTTCTCGCGCGGGACCGAGGGCTATATGCTGTCTATGGCCGCCTGCTCGGCGTTGATCGCCGTGGCTGAGGTGGTGCTGTTCGGCTATCTGGGCGAGCTGGTGAACCGGCTGGCCGGGGCAGATCGCCAGAACTTCTGGGCGCATGAAGGCAACCGGCTGATCCTGATGGGTGCGATCCTGATGATCGGCCTTCCCGCCTTGCAGGTGATGTTTTCGCTTTTGATGCATCAGACGCTGATGGGAAATTTCCCGCAGCGCATTCGCTGGCAGGCGCATCGCTATCTGCTGCGCCAGTCGATGAGCTATTTTCAGGACGAGTTCGCCGGCCGCATCGCCACCAAGCTGATGCAGACCGCGCTGGCGGTGCGCGAAGTCGCGATGAAGTTCATGGACGTGCTGGTCTATGTCGGGGTCTATTTCATCGGTGCGCTGGTGCTGGCGGCATCGACCGACGGTTGGCTGGCGCTGCCTTTCGTCGGTTGGGGCGCGCTTTACGGGCTGCTTCTATGGTGGCTGATTCCGCGCATCGGCCGCATCAGCGAGGCGCAGGCCGATGCCCGCGCGGTGATGACCGGCCGGGTGGTGGACAGCTATACCAATATCTCGACGGTCAAGCTGTTCTCGCATTCCTCGCGAGAGGAGGCCTATGTGCGCGAAAGCATGGACGGGTTTTTGCAGACGGTGCATGGACAGATGCGGCTGGCTTCGATCCAGAACATCGCGCTGTCCACGTTGAACTCGCTTTTGACGCTTTCGGTCACGGTGCTGGGGTTGTGGCTGTGGACCCATGGTCAGATCGATGTCGGTGCGGTTGCCGTGGCCATTCCGCTGGCCCTGCGGCTGGGTAACATGTCGCATTGGATCATGTGGGAATTCGCCGGGCTCTTTGAAAATATTGGCACCGTGCGCGATGGCATCGGCTCGCTTTCGCTGCCGCGCATGGTGACGGATGCCAAGGGCGCGCTGCCGCTTGCGGTGCCCGAAGGACGGGTCGAGTTCAACCATGTCACCTTCCGCTATGGCGAGGTCGCGCGGCCCGGTCGCGGCGCGGTGCTGGACGATCTGAGCCTGGCCATCGCGCCGGGAGAGCGGATCGGTCTGGTCGGGCGCTCGGGCGCAGGGAAATCGACGCTGGTGAACCTGATGCTGCGGTTTCACGACCTCGAATCAGGTGCCATCCTGATCGACGGGCGCAATATCGCGCAGGTCACGCAGGAATCCCTGCGTGCCGCCATCGGCGTGGTGACGCAGGACACCTCGCTTCTGCACCGCTCGATCCGCGACAATATCGCCTATGGCCGGCCCGACGCCTCCGAGGCTGAAATCCTGCGCGCCGCCGAACTGGCCGAGGCGGATTTCATCTTCGGGCTGACCGATTCTCAGGGGCGCCGGGGGCTGGAGGCCCATGTGGGCGAACGCGGGGTCAAGCTGTCGGGCGGCCAGCGCCAGCGCATCGCCATCGCGCGGGTCTTGCTGAAGGATGCGCCGATTCTGGTGCTGGACGAGGCGACCAGCGCGCTGGACAGCGAGGTCGAGGCGGCAATCCAGTCGCAGCTCGACATGCTGATGCAGGGCAAGACGGTGATCGCCATCGCGCATCGGCTGTCCACCATCGCGCGTATGGATCGGCTGGTGGTGATGGAGCAGGGCCGCATCGTCGAACAGGGCACGCACGAGGCGCTTTTGGCGCGCGGCGGTATCTATGCGGGGCTTTGGGCGCGGCAGTCGGGCGGTTTCCTGGAGGCGGAGTGA
- the rplK gene encoding 50S ribosomal protein L11 produces the protein MAKKVVGSLKLQIKAGQANPSPPVGPALGQRGINIMEFCKAFNAKTQEMEQGAPVPVVITYYADKSFTFETKTPPAAFLLKKAAGLKPQGKRNRARGSEKPGRLVAGTVTVKQVREIAETKMKDLSANDVEAAMQIILGSARSIGIEVKG, from the coding sequence ATGGCCAAGAAAGTTGTCGGCAGCCTCAAGCTGCAAATCAAGGCGGGTCAGGCGAACCCGTCCCCGCCCGTCGGCCCGGCCTTGGGTCAGCGCGGCATCAACATTATGGAATTCTGCAAGGCGTTCAACGCCAAGACGCAGGAGATGGAACAGGGCGCCCCTGTTCCGGTCGTAATCACCTATTACGCCGACAAGTCCTTTACCTTCGAGACCAAGACGCCTCCGGCCGCGTTCCTGCTGAAGAAGGCCGCCGGCCTGAAGCCGCAGGGCAAACGCAACCGCGCCCGCGGTTCGGAAAAACCCGGTCGTCTGGTTGCTGGCACCGTGACCGTCAAGCAGGTCCGCGAGATCGCCGAAACCAAGATGAAGGACCTGTCCGCGAACGACGTCGAAGCCGCGATGCAAATCATCCTGGGCTCGGCACGTTCGATCGGCATCGAGGTGAAAGGCTAA
- the rplA gene encoding 50S ribosomal protein L1: MAKLSKKQAAARAAFAGKSNLPIEEAVKLIKENATAKFDETVEIAMNLGVDPRHADQMVRGVVTLPNGTGKDVRVAVFARGPKADEAKAAGAEIVGAEDLMETIQSGKIEFDRCIATPDMMPLVGRLGKILGPRNLMPNPKVGTVTMDVKAAVEAAKGGEVQFKAEKAGVVHAGVGKASFDAEKLAENIRAFVDAVNRAKPSGAKGTYMKKVSISSTMGPGVSLDLASTAAQ, encoded by the coding sequence ATGGCTAAACTGTCGAAAAAGCAAGCCGCGGCACGCGCCGCCTTCGCCGGCAAGTCGAATCTGCCGATCGAAGAAGCCGTCAAGCTGATCAAGGAAAACGCCACCGCGAAATTTGACGAAACCGTCGAGATCGCGATGAATCTGGGCGTCGATCCGCGTCATGCCGACCAGATGGTCCGCGGCGTCGTTACCCTGCCGAACGGCACGGGCAAGGATGTGCGCGTCGCCGTTTTCGCTCGCGGCCCCAAGGCTGACGAAGCGAAAGCCGCCGGTGCCGAGATCGTCGGTGCGGAAGACCTGATGGAGACGATCCAGTCGGGCAAGATCGAATTCGATCGCTGCATCGCCACCCCGGACATGATGCCGCTGGTCGGCCGTCTGGGCAAGATCCTGGGTCCGCGCAATCTGATGCCGAACCCCAAGGTCGGCACGGTGACGATGGATGTGAAAGCCGCCGTCGAAGCCGCCAAGGGCGGTGAGGTCCAGTTCAAGGCCGAGAAGGCCGGCGTGGTTCATGCCGGTGTCGGCAAGGCCTCGTTCGACGCTGAGAAGCTGGCCGAAAACATCCGCGCCTTTGTGGATGCGGTGAACCGGGCCAAACCCTCGGGCGCCAAAGGCACCTATATGAAGAAGGTCTCGATCAGCTCGACCATGGGTCCGGGCGTGTCGCTGGACCTGGCTTCGACCGCCGCACAGTAA
- the nusG gene encoding transcription termination/antitermination protein NusG: MAKRWYSVSVLSNFEKKVAEAIRQAVVEKNLEDQIDEVLVPTEEVIEIRRGKKVTSERRFMPGYVLVRMELTDLTYHLVNSINRVTGFLGAQGKPMPMRDDEVNSILHRTGEGGAEVAPRNLIRFDVGEKVNVTDGPFEGFSGMVEEVDEISNRIKVTVSIFGRPTPVELEFTQVAKTA, from the coding sequence ATGGCAAAGCGTTGGTATTCGGTCAGCGTCCTGTCGAACTTTGAGAAAAAGGTCGCCGAGGCGATTCGCCAGGCAGTGGTCGAAAAGAATCTTGAGGATCAGATCGACGAGGTTCTGGTTCCCACCGAGGAAGTGATCGAGATCCGCCGCGGCAAGAAGGTCACTTCGGAACGCCGCTTCATGCCCGGTTATGTGCTGGTGCGCATGGAATTGACGGATCTGACCTACCATCTGGTGAACTCGATCAACCGCGTCACCGGTTTTCTGGGTGCCCAGGGCAAGCCGATGCCGATGCGTGACGACGAGGTGAATTCGATCCTGCATCGCACCGGCGAGGGTGGGGCCGAGGTCGCGCCGCGCAACCTGATCCGGTTCGACGTGGGCGAAAAAGTGAATGTAACCGACGGGCCTTTCGAGGGCTTCTCGGGCATGGTCGAGGAAGTGGACGAGATCTCGAACCGCATCAAGGTGACGGTTTCGATCTTTGGCCGTCCGACGCCGGTCGAGTTGGAATTCACGCAGGTCGCCAAGACCGCGTGA
- the tuf gene encoding elongation factor Tu has product MAKAKFERTKPHVNIGTIGHVDHGKTTLTAAITKYFGDFKAYDQIDGAPEERARGITISTAHVEYESDNRHYAHVDCPGHADYVKNMITGAAQMDGAILVVNAADGPMPQTREHILLGRQVGIPYMVVYLNKVDQVDDAELLELVEMEVRELLSSYDYPGDDIPIIKGSALAALEGRDKEIGEDSVRALIAAVDEYIPTPERAVDLPFLMPIEDVFSISGRGTVVTGRVERGAVNVGDELEIIGIRDTKKTICTGVEMFRKLLDRGEAGDNIGALLRGVDRDGVERGQVLAKPGSVTPHTTFEAEAYILTKEEGGRHTPFFANYRPQFYFRTTDVTGTVKLPEGTEMVMPGDNLKFEVELIAPIAMEEKLRFAIREGGRTVGAGVVSKILK; this is encoded by the coding sequence ATGGCAAAGGCAAAGTTTGAACGTACGAAACCGCACGTCAACATCGGAACGATTGGTCACGTTGACCACGGCAAGACGACGTTGACTGCCGCGATCACGAAATACTTCGGTGATTTCAAGGCCTACGACCAGATCGACGGCGCTCCTGAAGAGCGTGCCCGGGGGATCACGATCTCGACCGCGCATGTTGAATACGAATCGGACAACCGTCACTACGCGCACGTCGACTGCCCCGGCCACGCCGACTACGTGAAGAACATGATCACGGGCGCCGCGCAAATGGACGGCGCGATTCTGGTGGTGAACGCGGCCGACGGCCCGATGCCGCAGACGCGCGAACACATCCTGCTGGGCCGTCAGGTCGGCATCCCCTACATGGTGGTGTACCTGAACAAGGTCGACCAGGTGGACGACGCCGAGCTTCTGGAACTGGTCGAGATGGAAGTGCGCGAGCTGCTTTCGTCCTATGACTACCCCGGCGACGACATTCCGATCATCAAGGGCTCGGCGCTTGCGGCTCTGGAAGGTCGCGACAAGGAGATCGGCGAGGATTCGGTCCGCGCGCTGATCGCCGCCGTCGACGAATACATCCCGACGCCGGAGCGCGCCGTGGACCTGCCGTTCCTGATGCCGATCGAGGACGTGTTCTCGATCTCGGGCCGCGGCACGGTCGTGACCGGCCGTGTCGAGCGTGGCGCGGTGAACGTGGGCGACGAGCTTGAGATCATCGGCATCCGCGACACCAAGAAGACGATCTGCACGGGTGTCGAGATGTTCCGCAAGCTGCTGGATCGCGGGGAAGCGGGCGACAACATCGGCGCGCTGCTGCGCGGCGTGGACCGTGACGGCGTCGAGCGCGGTCAGGTTCTGGCGAAGCCGGGTTCGGTGACGCCGCACACGACCTTCGAGGCGGAGGCCTATATCCTGACCAAGGAAGAGGGTGGCCGTCACACGCCGTTCTTCGCGAACTATCGTCCGCAGTTCTACTTCCGCACGACGGACGTGACCGGGACGGTGAAGCTGCCGGAAGGCACCGAGATGGTGATGCCTGGCGACAACCTGAAGTTCGAGGTCGAGCTGATTGCTCCGATCGCGATGGAAGAGAAGCTCCGCTTCGCGATCCGCGAAGGCGGCCGCACGGTCGGCGCGGGCGTCGTGTCGAAGATCCTGAAGTGA
- the dinB gene encoding DNA polymerase IV, whose translation MTSGSTEERVRRIVHVDMDAFFASVEQRDNPDLRGKPVAVGGIQRGVVAAASYEARRFGVRSAMPSMRAMRLCPDLIFVKPRFDVYRAVSQQIRAIFAEYTPLVEPLSLDEAYLDLTDYLQGSTATRIAKEIRARIHEATGLTASAGVSYNKFLAKLASDQRKPDGLFVIPPEAGMEFVQGLPIGRFHGIGPATAARMEAHGILTGADLARQSLEFLTVRFGKSGAYYWHISRGIDMREVKPNRIRKSIGAENTYFEDLRDIKAAHEALAVLADKVWRHATGSARRGRTVTLKVKYGDFRQITRARSLSRFVGGRDEMLEMACELLTPVFADPHGVRLLGITLSGLEEARQDEPPRQLGLFDQA comes from the coding sequence ATGACCTCTGGGTCGACCGAGGAGCGGGTCCGCCGCATCGTGCATGTGGATATGGACGCCTTCTTTGCCTCGGTCGAGCAGCGCGACAATCCGGACCTGCGTGGCAAGCCTGTCGCCGTGGGCGGCATTCAGCGCGGTGTGGTGGCGGCGGCCAGCTATGAGGCGCGGCGCTTTGGCGTGCGATCGGCCATGCCCTCGATGCGGGCCATGCGGCTGTGCCCGGACCTGATCTTTGTGAAACCGCGCTTTGACGTCTATCGTGCCGTCAGCCAGCAGATCCGCGCGATATTTGCCGAATATACGCCGCTGGTCGAGCCGCTGTCGCTGGACGAGGCCTATCTGGACCTGACCGACTATCTGCAGGGCAGCACCGCCACGCGCATCGCCAAAGAGATCCGGGCGCGCATCCACGAGGCGACGGGGCTGACCGCCTCGGCCGGGGTCAGCTATAACAAGTTCCTGGCAAAACTGGCCTCGGACCAGCGCAAGCCTGACGGGCTGTTCGTGATCCCGCCCGAGGCGGGGATGGAATTCGTGCAAGGCCTGCCCATCGGCCGTTTTCATGGCATCGGCCCGGCGACCGCCGCGCGGATGGAGGCGCATGGCATCCTGACCGGGGCCGACCTTGCCCGGCAGAGCCTGGAGTTCCTGACCGTGCGTTTCGGCAAGTCGGGCGCCTATTACTGGCACATCTCTCGCGGTATCGACATGCGCGAGGTCAAGCCGAACCGCATCCGCAAAAGCATCGGCGCCGAGAATACGTATTTCGAGGACCTGCGCGACATCAAGGCGGCGCATGAGGCGCTGGCGGTGCTGGCCGACAAGGTCTGGCGCCATGCGACGGGGTCCGCACGTCGGGGGCGGACGGTGACCTTGAAAGTGAAATACGGCGATTTCCGACAGATTACCCGGGCGCGATCCCTGTCGCGTTTCGTGGGCGGTCGCGACGAGATGCTGGAGATGGCCTGCGAACTGCTGACCCCCGTCTTTGCCGATCCGCACGGGGTCCGGTTATTGGGCATCACGCTGTCGGGACTGGAAGAGGCGCGGCAGGATGAGCCGCCGCGCCAATTGGGCCTGTTCGATCAGGCATAA
- the rplJ gene encoding 50S ribosomal protein L10 — MDRAQKEQVVDELGQIFEASGVVVVARYEGMTVAEMQGLRAQMREAGGSVRVAKNRLAKIALDGKPCASIADYLTGMTVLAYSEDPVAAAKVADKYAKGNDKFVILGGAMGDTALDPAGVKAVAQMPSREELIASIVACIGAPASNIAGAIGAPASNIAGILTTLEEREAA, encoded by the coding sequence GTGGATAGAGCGCAAAAAGAACAGGTGGTCGATGAACTCGGCCAGATCTTTGAAGCCTCTGGCGTCGTGGTGGTTGCCCGCTACGAGGGAATGACGGTTGCCGAAATGCAGGGCCTGCGCGCGCAAATGCGCGAAGCTGGTGGGTCCGTTCGCGTTGCCAAGAACAGGCTCGCCAAGATCGCCCTGGATGGGAAGCCTTGCGCAAGCATCGCCGACTATCTGACGGGAATGACCGTGCTCGCCTATTCCGAGGACCCGGTGGCTGCTGCCAAGGTCGCGGATAAATACGCCAAGGGGAACGACAAGTTCGTGATCCTGGGCGGTGCCATGGGCGACACGGCGCTTGACCCGGCCGGTGTGAAAGCCGTGGCCCAGATGCCGTCGCGCGAGGAGCTTATCGCTTCGATCGTGGCCTGCATCGGTGCCCCTGCTTCCAACATCGCGGGCGCGATCGGCGCACCTGCCAGCAACATCGCGGGCATCCTCACGACTCTGGAAGAGCGTGAGGCCGCCTGA
- the secE gene encoding preprotein translocase subunit SecE — protein sequence MANPVQFISQVRSELGKITWPNRREVMTTTIMVFIMATLASIFFFLVDLLIRTGLSTVINLIGS from the coding sequence ATGGCCAACCCCGTCCAGTTCATCAGCCAGGTCCGTTCAGAGCTTGGCAAGATCACCTGGCCTAACCGCCGCGAGGTGATGACGACCACGATCATGGTCTTCATCATGGCGACGCTGGCATCGATCTTTTTCTTCCTCGTCGACCTGCTGATCAGGACGGGTCTTTCGACCGTGATCAACCTCATCGGCAGCTGA
- the yghX gene encoding YghX family hydrolase, protein MTERRKASEFHPRILEIFDGYVHGRISKRDFMVQAAQFATAGMSAAAIFEALRPNYALAQQVPADDPAIATQTASYDSPQGNGRISGLMAQPAGGAGGKLPAVLVVHENRGLNPYIEDVVRRLGKAGYLAFGPDGLSPLGGYPGNDEQGREMQASLDPAKLMEDFFAAYEFLRDHPDSTGKVGAVGFCYGGGVCNALAVAYSELAASVPFYGRQPRPEEVAQIQAPLMLHYAETDQNVNAGWPAYEAALKENGKEYQAFFYPGTQHGFHNDTTPRYDEAAAELAWQRTLDFFAEKLS, encoded by the coding sequence ATGACCGAACGCAGGAAGGCTTCCGAGTTTCACCCCCGCATCCTGGAAATTTTTGACGGCTATGTGCATGGCCGGATCAGCAAGCGCGACTTCATGGTGCAGGCGGCGCAATTCGCCACTGCGGGCATGAGTGCCGCCGCGATTTTTGAGGCTTTAAGGCCGAATTACGCGCTGGCTCAGCAGGTGCCGGCCGATGACCCTGCCATTGCCACGCAGACCGCCAGCTATGACAGCCCGCAGGGCAACGGTCGGATAAGCGGCTTGATGGCGCAGCCGGCCGGAGGGGCAGGGGGCAAGCTGCCTGCCGTTCTGGTGGTGCATGAGAATCGCGGCCTCAATCCCTATATCGAGGATGTGGTGCGCCGGCTTGGCAAAGCCGGCTATCTGGCCTTTGGGCCGGACGGGCTTAGCCCGCTGGGCGGTTATCCCGGCAATGACGAGCAGGGCCGCGAGATGCAGGCCAGTCTGGACCCGGCCAAGCTCATGGAGGATTTTTTCGCGGCCTACGAGTTTCTCCGCGACCATCCCGATTCCACCGGCAAGGTCGGCGCGGTCGGATTTTGTTATGGCGGCGGGGTATGCAACGCGCTGGCGGTGGCCTATTCCGAACTGGCCGCTTCGGTGCCCTTTTACGGTCGCCAACCCCGCCCCGAGGAAGTCGCGCAGATTCAGGCGCCGCTGATGCTGCATTACGCTGAAACCGACCAGAATGTGAACGCGGGCTGGCCGGCATACGAGGCGGCGCTGAAAGAAAATGGCAAGGAATATCAGGCGTTTTTCTATCCCGGCACCCAGCACGGTTTTCATAACGACACCACCCCGCGCTATGACGAGGCGGCGGCGGAACTTGCCTGGCAGCGGACGCTGGATTTCTTTGCCGAAAAGCTTTCCTGA